ACGGAAATGCAGCTGAGGAGCCCAAAGCACACGGAAATGCAGCTGAGGAGCCCAAAGCACACGGAAATGCAGCTGAGGAGCCCAAGGCACGGTTCCTCCGGGTTCCTCATGGTTCCCATCCCGGGAAAGCGCAGCAGAGGAGCCCGAGGCACCggggaaaggcagcagagggCGGCAGGGGAAGCTGGGCCGGGAGCCAGCAGTGATGCTCGGGCTCCCAGAGCGAAAGCTCCAGCGGCCACCCCCGGGGAGCGCCCAGCGGGGCCAGCATCCCCCGAGCGGGGCCAGCATCACCCCCAGCGGGGCCAGCATCACCCCCAGCGGGGCCAGCATCCGCCGAGCGGGGCCAGCATCACCCCAGCGGGGCCAGCATCACCCCCAGTGGGGCCAGCATCCCCCCCAGTGGGGCCAGCATCACCCCCAGCGGGGCCAGCATCACCCCCAGCGGGGCCAGCATCCCCCGAGCGGGGCCAGCATCACCCCCAGCGGGGCCAGCATCACCCCCAGTGGGGCCAGCATCGCCCCCAGCGGGGCCAGCATCACCCCCAGCGGGGCCAgcatccccccagccctgccggCCGCGGGTCCTGACCTGCAGGTAGCCACTTTGGCAATACTCGGCCACCCTGAGCAGGTTCCCGTGCTGCTCCCGCAGCCGCTGCCGGCCCGCGGGGAGCTCGCTCTGCTGCAGCCGCTCCAGCTCCGACATCGCGCCCGGCTCGGCCCCCACTTCCTCCCCGCCGCCGTTTTGAGGCTGCCGGAGGTGCTGAGGCGGGGcccgcggtgtccccgtgtccccgggACAGCCCAGCCTGTGGGGACAGCCCCGGCACGGGAAGAGGGGCTGCAGGGTCGGGAGTGACCCCAGAAGGATCCTGATCCCAAGAGgatcctgaccccaaaaccatcctgaTCCCAAGAGGATCctgaccccaaaatcatcctgaTCCCAAGAGGATCctgaccccaaaatcatcccgATCCCAAGAGGatcctgaccccaaaatcctcctgaTCCCAAGAGgatcctgaccccaaaaccatcctgaTCCCAAGAGGATCCTGACCCTAAAATCCTCCTGATCCCAAGAGGATCCTGACCCCAGAAGGATCCCGATCCCAAGAGGATCCTGACCCTAAAATCATCCTGATCCCAAGAGGATCCTGACCCTAAAACCATCCCGACCCCCTCTCTGCCAGCTGTGCTCGCCACCCCCGGGCCACCGGGGCCCATCCCGGGACCCACGGGCTGTCCTTGGCTGATGGtggcccagggcagggaacgtTCCCGGATCCCGGGATGCTCCCGGTGCCTCTCCCGGGGCTGGCGGCGCTCGGGACGAGCCCGGGGAGCCCCGCGGTGCCCGGGCCCCCCTCGCTGGGGACAGCGCGTCCTTCGCTAAGGACCTTTCACATCCCCGCGGGCGAGGCCGCAGGAAATTCCCGCTTCCCCCGGTGCCTGGGAAGCTCCTCCACGCCCGGCTGCGCCTCGGGGCCCTTCCtgagccccggccccggggaAATGATGGATTTCCTCCGCTCCCCTCCGGGACCGAGCggcccccgccgctcccgcagcTCCCGCGGCTCAGCTCCCCTCCCGAACCGGGGGGCGAAcagccgggacccccgggacagccccgggacacGTGTGGGGCAGGTCCGGGGCACTTGTGGGGCAGGTCCGGGGGCAGTTCTGGGGTCATTCCCAGGGGTCATTCCCTGGGGTCAGTTCTGGGGTCATTCCCTGGGGTTATTCCCAGGGGTCATTCCCGGGGGTCATTCCTGGGGTCATTCCCTGGGGTCATTCCCGGGGTCATTCCCGGGGTCATTCCCGGGGGTCATTCCTGGGGTCATTCCCGGGGTCATTCCCGAGGGTCATTCCCAGGGGTCATTCCTGGGGTCATTCCCGGGGGTCATTCCCGGGGTCATTCCCGGGGGTCATTCCTGGGGTCATTCCCAGGGGTCATTCCCATGGACATTCCCAGAGATCATTCCTGTGACCAGACATTCCCTGGGGTCATTCCCGGGGGTCATTCCCTGGGGTCATTCCCAGGGGTCATTCCCGGGGTCAGTTCTGGGGTCAGTTCTGGGGTCATTCCCGGGGGTCATTCCCTGGGGTCATTCCTGGGGTCATTCCCTGGGGTCATTCCCGGGGTCATTCCCTGGGGTCATTCCCAGGGGTTATTCCTGGGGTCATTCCCGGGGTCAGTTCTGGGGTCATTCCCGGGGTCATTCCCGGGGGTCAGTTCTGGGGTCATTCCCTGGGGTCATTCCCAGGGGTTATTCCTGGGGTCATTCCCGGGGTCAGTTCTGGGGTCATTCCCGGGGTCATTCCCGGGGGTCATTCCCGGGGTCATTCCCTGGGGTCATTCCCGGGGTCAGTTCTGGGGTCATTCCCGGGGGTCATTCCCATGGACATTCCCAGAGATCATTCCTGTGACCAGACATTCCCAGGGGTCATTCCCATGACATTCCAGGGGTCATTCCTATGGACATTCCCGGGGGTTATTCCCAGGGATCATTCCCAGGGATCATTCCTGGCGCTCCGGGCAGGATCCGGCCCCcggctgtgcctggggctgtctccaggtgtccccaggtgtccccagctgtccccagggctccccaggggTCCCtaggtgtctccaggtgtccccagggctccccaggtgtccccaggtgtccccagctgtccccagggctccccaggtgtccccagggctccccaggtgtctccaggtgtctccaggtgtccccaggtgtccccagggctccccaggtgtccccaggtgtccccatgtgtctccagctgtccccagggctccccagggctccccaggtgtccccagcagtgcctggggctgtctccaggtgtctccaggtgtccccaggtgtccccaggtgtctccaggtgtccccaggtgtccccaggtgtccccaggtgtctccaggtgtccccagggctccccagggctccccagggctccccaggtgtccccaggtgtcccagcgctcccttcctgcccctccCAGCCCGCTTAGCCGCCTCTCAGGGCTAATTCCCGACACCTGACCGGCTTAGTCTGCCGAGGGCTGAGCAGCTTAGGACAGGGACATCTGCTCCAGGAGCGCCCCGAGAGCCCCGCAGCTCCCGAGGAGCTCCCGAGGAGCCGCCTCTCCCCTCCAGAGCCCCCGGGTGAGCCCCTTGGCTGCTTCCAGCCGGCTTTTGGGATCGGGAATCGCTCTCCCCGCCCGTTTCTGGCTCCTCGCGGAGCTCCCGGGGATGTGTGGGCGCAGCACGGGTGCcgtggagggttttttttggggaaaagggTTGGGTTTCCCCAACCTCCACACTCCCAAAAACTTCCAGGGGGGTGCAGATAATGGAGCTGAGGGCGATGGAGGAGCCATGACCTAAAAACCTGGGGGAAATGGAGACTGAAATGTGTTGAACTCCTTGGGAAAGTGGGAAAATGCTCCAAGACGCTGCTcaggggcactggggggggTCACAATCCTGCTGGAACACAGCAGGAATCCAAATAATCGCTGATTCCCGCAGTTCCAGGGCAAAATGGCTCAGGACATGacagagaaggagctgctgaagaTGGAGCTGGACCAGCTGAAGAAGGAGGTGAAGAACGAGAGGCAAATGGTGAGTTCTGCACTTGGGCACCTCAGGggacctccctccctccctggagcCAAGGAAAAGAAACCTGAGCCCCAAAATtgacccccagagctgggcaggagcaccCCAACATCCCTGAAtcctcccaccccaaaatccctgaatcctctcaccccaaaatccctgaatcCTCCCATCCCAACATCCCTGAATCCTCCCAGCCCAAAATCCCTGAAtcctcccaccccaaaatccctgaatccctCTCACCCCAACATCCCTGAAtcctcccaccccaaaatccctgaatcCTCCCACTCCAACATCCCTGAatcctcccagccccacatccctgaatcctcccaccccaaaatccctgaatcctcccagccccacatccctgaatcctcccagccccacatccctgaatcctcccaccccaaaatccctgaatcctcccaccccaaaatccctgaatcctcccagccccacatccctgaatcctcccaccccaaaatccctgaatcctcccagccccacatccctgaatcctcccaccccaaaatccctgaatcctcccaccccaaaatccctgaatcctcccagccccacatccctgaatcctcccagccccacatccctgaATCCTCCCACCCCAACATCCCTGAATCCTCCCAGCCCAAAATCCCTGAatcctcccagccccacacctgGCCAGGTGTTTGTGGCACCCCAGGGATTATTTGGGACACCCCAGGGATTATTTGGGACACTCTGGgttgctctggcacagcccagggctggttttggggtgccccagggATGATTTGGGACACCCCAAGGATGATTTGGGactctggcacagcccaggactggttttggggtgccccagggATGATTTGGGACACCCCAGGGATGATTTGGGACACCCCAGGGATGATTTGGGTCTCTCTGGCACAGGCCAGGGATGATTTGGGTcgctctggcacagcccagagctgggtttggacatttggggtgtccccacagccccagggccgCTCTGGCAGCGTCTCCTCCCTGGCAGGTCTCCAAGACCGGCAAGGAGATCAAGGAATACATCGAGTCCATGGCGGGCGAGGACCCGCTGCTCAAGGGGGTCCCCGAGGACAAGAACCCCTTCAAGGAGAAGGGGGGCTGCACCATCAGCTGACCCCACGGCGGCCGtgccctcctgctccccctccagccccacagcccaaCCCCAGCGCagttaaaggagaaaaaaatacccaaaaaacccccaaaacccccccaaaaaaccccaccaggaACGGagcaaaaagaggaaaataataaaataaaaataaccctCAAGAGACGCCACCCCCGCTGGCGCCGGCGTCTGTGGGTtcacagctgagctgagctttCCCACGGGCAGAAAATGCCAAACTTCTGCATTTTCAGCAGCCTGAAAAACACCAAAGTTCTGCATTTTCAGCAGCCTGAAAAACACCAAAGTTCTGCATTTTCAGCAGCctgaaaaatgccaaaattctgcattttcagcagcctgaaaaatgccaaaattctgcattttcagcagcctgaaaaatgccaaaattctgcattttcagcagcctgaaaaacaccaaaattctgcattttcagcAGCCTGGGCGAGCCCGGAGTGTGGGGACTCTGCTCCGAGcccccctccctccatcccaaaaatccctctcgggattccagcctggaaaaaccctggaaaatcagccccagcccctgagctgctcccaggattttggggcttttccagGATAAATTCCATCCCCTGCCGGACAGGACAAAGCCAGGGTACGGAATCCAGcggggttttgttgtttggagctgttctgctcttttatttttattgaaaatccGTTCCAGCTCCGTTAaatctcagagaaatctctccCCAAGGGCATTGAACccaaaggagaagcagcagaaatttgAATTTTGGAGTCCCCCGGGCTCTCCCAGAGCGGTtgaaatcccaggaaatccctctggatcccggctgggattttccttttcctttttttcctgcctggatCTCAGCTGGGGCactccagacaccccaaaaatgggagaagaagacagaaaaagtgaattttccTCGAGATCCCTGAAGCCAGAACCCCCTCCCTGagcccccaaaataccccaaaaataccccaaaaacccccaaaacccccaaaacaccccaaaaacccccaaaataccccaaaatccacgtGTTTTGTTCTTTCTCGCAATGCTCAATAaacccagcagctccaccaaggcctcttgtttttcttgcagGAAATCCTCTCTGAAAACCACAATTGATTTTCGCTCTcaaaaggtttttatttcttacagaAACGGGTCCTGAATGTCGCCCATTGCTGCTCCACCTCTCAGCGTTTCTTTTTTACCTTTATTATGAGGCTAAACCCcgttttttggtgttttttatggttttgttgggggtttggggagtgtagaatcttatttttttttaatttaattgctggggtttttttgggggtggggtgATGGAGCTGAATGTGAGATGCCCCATAATTACTTTGTAAAAAAAAGGTGTTGCCTCTTCTCCTGGCCACCGCTCCAAGACATTTTAAAGCTATTTAGGTAAAAGAAATAATCGTATATTCCTGTCGTGGCCTTGAGGCGATCGGCGGCCTGAGCTGCCCTTAATCCGGGGCAATAACCGGGCCACGGCCGGAGGGGATTGAGCCGTTAATCGACGTTAAACGGCTGGGATCGTGCGTCAGAGCCGCCTAAGCCGTCTCGGAGGGGATTCGGGACGCTGATGGCGGAACAGCGGCTTAGGCAGCACCGAGAGGCCGCTCCGGGCCCTGAGGGAACGAACCCGCCATGATGGCTCCGGGGTGCTGAGGGGGAGGCGGGGAAAAGGCGCTCCCAGCCAATAGCAGTGCGGGATTGGCAGAGTGACATCGCTCTCAGCCAATCAGCGGTGAGGAACGGAGGGCGCGAACCCGCTGCGGGGGGGAACGGCTCGCTGAAGTGGGAGGCGGTATTAAGAGAGGTAACAGCCAATAGGAACGCGATATTGCTAGAGTGACAGCAGGAGTAGCCAATCAGCGACGGGGAACGGAGAGAACCAACCCTCCCCGGAGGGTACGGATTTCTGAAGGAGGAGGCGGTGCAGAGAACAGTCTCAGCCAATAAATAATAGGAGTTTGTGAGAGTGACAGAGCGAACAGCGAATCGGAGATGGAAAACGGAGACCGCGATTCTCCCCGGAGGGCTCCGGACCGCTCCGGTGGAAGGCGGGGCGAAGCGCGCGGCCAGCCAATAGTAACGCAGGGATCGCAGAGTGACATCCTGCTCAGCCAATCAGCGGCGGAACACGGAGAGCGCCCTTCGGCGTCCATCCGCCGCCTTCCCCCCGCGCCTGCGCCGTGAAGCGATGGCGCCCACGCACAAAATGGAGCGCGGCGGGCGCCGGTGCGGGCCCGGCGCTCCCGGTGCGGCCCCcgccgctcctcctcctcctccgctccttccccttccctcctcggccccggggcggcggcagcggcgggcaAAAAGAAACGCGAGGTCCCACCGAGATTTGAACTCGGATCGCTGGATTCAAAGTCCAGAGTGCTAACCATTACACCATGGGACCGCTGGGTGTACCGGGAGGCGCCGCGCGCCCTCCCTATCCCTCCGCCCGCGCCAAATAGTCCAGAGCGCTGCTCCCGgctccgggaattccgggaattccgggaattccgggatatTCCCGGCCAGAAAACCCTCCTGGAATCCCGCTCCCGCCTCCGTTCCAccccccgggacagccccgagctccgccgccggcGCGCTCTGCCCGGCGCTCTGATTCCCACttttaatttgggattttcttcttttatttctgcctttattcctctgggattttccttttccttccccccttcccttcTCTATTTCCCATTTGAGTTTTTCCCActccatttcccattttttcatctgcttttcctctgtTCCCCTTTCTTTCCTGGCCCTTTATTTCCCAATTCTCTGTTCATTTCTCCTTTccattcccccttttttccccaatttcgtttttctattttccctctatttcattttattcccttcttttcccatttctcctttaacttttccccatttcttgattatttctcttccatttccctaatttttcccttttatttatCCCTTTTCCCTTTATTACCTCCAATattcctcttttcccctccatttttttcccctctttattttcccctttaattttccttttcccccccatttATTCTCCTATTTCTCATCTATTTTCCCTCtattcccctttccttttaaatttaaattttcccctttattttttctcctccctttttccctccccGATCCCACAAATCCACACAAACACttggaattttttaattttttgtttgtttctttctttctcttttatttttcacaacCAAACAGCGGAAATAAAGCGATTTGTggccaaaataaaaaataaaacaaataatgaaaaccCTCCTGCCTGGAAAAGAAACGGAGCCCggatccatcccaaatcccaggaaaagggaaggacGTGGATCATGAGAGgcgagaggggaaaaaaaggtgaaaacaactgaaaaaacatCCCAGAAATCACCTTTTTTACCTAAAAAGGCTGaaatttcctgggaaaagcagcaccTTTGGATGCTCCCAAAAATCAGctccatcccccccaaaaaaaccccaaaaatgttggaaaaataggaaaaaataataaaaaaaattgacttGGATTCCTTAGGGAGGCcggagggggaaggaggaaatatCCACGGAAAACAAAGGAATCGAAAGGAAAATCGAgggttaaaagtaaaaatagaaacaaaaataaaaataaaaataggaataaaaataaaaaataataaaaataagaatcaAACTAGAACTGGGATCAGTCCCAGTCCAGTCTGGGGCTGCTGAGGTCTGGAGATTCCAAGGATTCCCAAATCCGCTTTTCTTGAGGAAAAGCAATCCCAGAAATCCTcgatgatgatttttttttgtttgttttttaatcctatttttttattattatcttttaaagaatttttttctttggaaaaaagtgaaaatttttctttttttctattttttttttgtaattttttaaaaaaactttttattattttttttctttaaaaaaaacctttttatttatttattttgttttttaatttttatttatttttttttatggaattttccttttctccccaaAGTTGCTCCCGGGAGCGTCACCTGAGGTAGATCAAAATTCGGGATGAGAATTCCCGGGATCATCCCGGGCTCCTTCCCCGGCTCCGTGGGCGTTTCCTTGGGATCATCTCCCgcttccctcccttttcccgggatttcacTCATCCCAGAGCTGGAACAGCGGGGTCCTGGATGAGGATtcctcctggaattccagggaattccggATCCGAGGAGCCGATGGAActcgggggtttttggggctgaaTTCCCGCCCTGATTCCCGTCAATCCTGCGGATTTCCCGGGATTTAATTCACCCCGAGGTGCAGGTTAAGGCTGggtttttcctggaattccgtGGAATTCTCCATCCCAGGGTGAAGCTGGATGTGTGGAGCCGATGGAATTCGGATCCAATCACCCTAAGGATGAATTCCCGCCCTGGTTCCGCTGAATCCCGCGGATTTCCCGGGATCGGCCGTGGGAGAGGCACTCCCTGCCCTGGATCTGCTCTTCCCGCCTGGAAAATTCCCTCCCCCAGAATTAATCCGGCTCCAAAGGCAGCCCAGTGCtcctgggatcccaaaaatccatcccagtgctcctgggaTCCAGGaatccatcccagtgctcctgggatcccaaaaatccatcccagtgctcctgggatcccaaaaatccatcccagtgctcctgggatcccaaaaatccaccccagtgctcctgggatcccaaaaatccatcccagtgctgggatcccaaaaatccatcccagtgctgggatcccaaaaatccatcccagtgctcctgggaTCCAGGAAtccatcccagtgctgggatcccaaaaatccatcccagtgccaggttcccaaaaatccatcccagtgctgggatcccaaaaatccatcccagtgctgggatcccaaaaatccatcccagtgctgggatcccaaaaatccatcccagtgctcctgggatcccaaaaatccatcccagtgctcctgggatcccaaaaatccaccccagtgctgctgggatcccaaaaatccatcccagtgctcctgggatcccaaaaatccatcccagtgctcctgggatcccaaaaatccatcccagtgctcctgggaTCCAGGaatccatcccagtgctcctgggaTCCAGGAATCCATCCCAGCGCCAGGTTCCCAAAAAtccatccctgtgctgggatcccaaaaatccatcctggaaaTCATCCACACGTTCTGCTGGAgcatcccaaaatcctgatGGTCCAGGAGAACTTCCCGAACCCTCCGGGGTCCAtcagagaattcccaaaatccagcgGAACGTCCCAGCCCGGCTCATCCCACTTCCATGATTTTGGCGGAAGATCCCGCCCGGCTCCCAGAGCTCCCGGGAATTCCTCTCCCACGCGGAAACTCCGGGAATTCCGGATGAGGAGCCGGGATCGAGCGGGTGCTGGAGCCAGCCGGGCTTTTCCAGGGGATTCTCGGGAATTCTCCCTCCCCTCCGCCCTCCTGGAATGTTCCAGAGCTTTCCCCATggctcctcctcttcttcctcctcgGCGCCATCCCAAAATTCCGCCTCCAGCGGGAGGATCTGAGGTAGTTCCAGGTGTGTGATCCCAGCTGGAAGCGcttcccaaaaaaccaaaaaatccgggaaaatcCAGGCTGGAAGAGCGTCGGGAGGGTTCCGCTCCGCTCGGGAATCCgtgggaaaagtgggatcaaATCCAAAGGCAGCCTCAGGGAATGGGGGCATTCCCAAGGGAATTCCAGCCGGGATTGGTTTCTCCAGGGCCGATTCCCGGGATCCGCGTGGGAAAATCCAGCCAAGCTCCGGCGCCGCCGTTCCCGGAGCCAAATCCCGGCGCTCCTTGTCCCGGTCTTCCATTCCAAGCTGGATCCGCCTCATTCCCGTTTTCCTGccggatttttgggaatttttccaggttttccctTCCAGGCCGGATCCGCCTCTCTCCCGTTTTCCTGCCCCCTCCAGGATCCcgattttccagctttttccagAGGAAAGCGGGAGAAGCTCCGAGGTCTCTTCCTTCCCATAAATCCCTTGGATAGAAATGaaatttccctctggaaaaggcAGCGGGAATTCCCCCTCGGAATTCCGACGGGGcctgggaatgggaagaggGTGGGAAAAGCACCAGAGATTCCCGGAATTGTTGGAATTTCAGGGATCCCAG
This sequence is a window from Poecile atricapillus isolate bPoeAtr1 chromosome 27, bPoeAtr1.hap1, whole genome shotgun sequence. Protein-coding genes within it:
- the GNGT2 gene encoding guanine nucleotide-binding protein G(I)/G(S)/G(O) subunit gamma-T2 codes for the protein MAQDMTEKELLKMELDQLKKEVKNERQMVSKTGKEIKEYIESMAGEDPLLKGVPEDKNPFKEKGGCTIS